In the Nocardia asteroides genome, GATGGTGGGTTGCTCGGGCTGGGTCATCATGGCGAGGATGCTGCGGGACGGTTTGCTGCCGTCGTGCTGGACGGCGGGGGGCAGCGCGACGGTGCTGCGCGAACCCTGCCTGCTGATCAGGTAGCCGTGCTCGCGGAGCAGCGCGTACGTGGAGGTGATCGTGGTGCGGCTGACGCCGAGCGTGGTCGCCAGGTCGCGTTCGCTGGGCAGCGCGACGCCGAGCGGGGCGCGGCCGTCGTGGATGAGCAGCCGGATGCCCTCGGCCAGGGCCAGGTAGGCGGGGCGGGAGCCGCGCTTGGCCTCGGACTCGTCGCCGGCGCTGCGCCAGCTGCCCAGATCGCGGGTGAGGCTGGTCGCACCGATCACTCTTGTCGCCATAAGTGTCCAGTATTCGGCAAGTGGCTATGTATCGGCAAGTCCAGTTAGCGGATTCTCATTCCTATGACCGCACTGCTCACCCTCTTCGCCCTGACCACCTTCGGCCTGCTGGCCTACTACTACGCGCCCCGGGACGGGGAACCGCCCTGGTATCCGGAGCGATTCCGCTCGTTCCCGAGCAACGATCCGGGCCCGTCCGCCTACGACATGCATCGGCAGATCGCGGATCTGGAGGCGTTGCGGGCCAGGGAGGAGAAGTACCAGGCCAGTTCGACGGAGACGTCGGACAGCCGAACCGAAAGGTCCACCCACCGGAAAGTGGCCTGATTTCCGTCGGGCCGGTCCGCGCCGAAGGTGTCGGTGCGTACCGGCAGACTGAGGGCATGGCGACCGTCGTCTTCGATACGGAACTGGGTGCGTGCGCGCTCAGCTGGGTTGGCGACGCGGTGACCGGGTTCGCGCTGCCGGAGTCCGATCCGGAACAGTTGCGGGCTCGGTTCGCCGAGCGCGACGGCACTCCCCCGCTGACCGAGGCCCCGGCTGGAGCGATCGCGGCCGCGGTCACCGCGATCCGTGCCCACCTCGCCGGGGAACTCGACGATCTGCGCTGGATCGCGCTGGATCTGTCCGGGGTTCCGCAGTTCCATCGGGAGATCTATCGGATCATCCGGGAGGTGCGGCCGGGGCGGACCATCGGGTACGGGGAGGTTGCCGCTTTGGCCGGGGCGCCGCGCGGCGCGCAGGCTGTCGGGCGGGCGATGGGGCGGAATCCGATTCCGCTGATCATTCCGTGCCATCGGGTGCTCGCCGCCGACCATGCGCTGCACGGGTTTTCGGCGCCGGGTGGGATCGATACCAAGCAGCGGATGCTCGCTATCGAGCGGACGTCGGGGTTCGGGGAGCCGACGCTGTTCTAGACACCGCGGAACTCGATGTGCACGAACAACGTGTTCTCGTCGCGCATGTCGACGGTGACGTCACGAATCATCACCTCACCCGCTGCCGAGGTGAACCAGGCTTCCTGCGCCTGTTCCACCCGAGGCGACGAGGCCAACGGCGGTCCTGCGATGGTTTCTATCAGGCCGAATCGTGTGCGGGGGTTGAACTGGGCAGGGAACCGCGATTGTTCGAGCATTGCCGCGAAGCCGTCATGAGTTGTTCGTACCGCGATCTGGTACTTCCGGTCCCGGATTGTCTCCCGCTTGACGAGCAGCACCGAGGAATCGGATGGCAGGACCCAATCGCCGTAGTCGGTGGCTTCCTGCAACAATTCCGGGCTCAGCGACTCCTCGACATCGGGCACCTTCATCTGGTCGACCGCGTAGTAAGTCGCACGCTGGCACCCGTACAGACCGAGTGCAACCAACACACTCAGGCCGAGGAACCACGCCACCCATACCCGCCACCGGCGAGCACCACCATTGCGCGCGCTACGTTTCATCGCGGTGTCCCGGTTCCACTCGGTGGCGGAAGATTCAGGTCACTCCCTGAGATCCGTGGCGAAACCGTTGAGGCTCGGCAACGCTGCCGACAGATCACTCACGCCGCCCCCTGCATGCCGGAGGGGGCAACGTGCTGTTGAGAACGAACACGTCCGAGCGCGTAGTGCACGATCGGCCGGGGCGGATTAGGAGTGTATCCCGTCAGGGCAGCGGGTGCTCCCGGTAGAAGAGGCAGGGATCGCCGGTGAGGGCGCCTTCCTGGCAGGCGAAGTAGGTCTGCAGGCAGGCGTTCGTGGTGCAGCCGAGCCGGAGTAGTTGCTCGCGGACGCGGAGGTTGCGGTCCTGCACCGACTCGGTCGGGGCCGAGGTTTCGGATGTCACCGTGACGGAGGTTTCCTGCGCGCCGCAACCGAGCAGGAGCAGGGCTGACACCAGCAGCGGGAGCGCCCATCGGGCTCCCGTTCGTCGCGCTGCGGTCATGGTCTTCCTCCTGCGTGGGCGCTACACCGTAGCGCTACTCTCCCGGCCCGCCGCAGTCGACGACGCCCCACTCCTCCTCGATCGCGCGCAGCTCATCGAAGGCCGCGCTCTGCCGTTCGAGCTGCCCGCGCCGGTAGGCCAGTACGTCGCTGGTGCGCAGCCGCGTGTGCGACCCGACGTCGCGGGAGGGGATCTGGCCGCTCCGAACGAGTTTCATCAGCGCGGGCCGCGACATGCGCAGGATGTCCGCGGCCTCCGTGGTGGTGATCTCGGATGCATTCACCGTCGGCCCACTTCCGTAGCGGTACGCGGCCAAACTAGGCCGCCGCGCATCGGCTGTGCAACCGACTTACAGGTGGAGGAGTGGCGTCAGCTCAGAACGTCGTGCCGGACGATCGTCTGATCGCGCCCGGGCCCGACCCCGATGCACGAGATCCGAGCCCCCGACAACTCCTCCAACCGCAGCACATACGCCTGCGCGTTGGCGGGCAACTCCTCGAAGGTCCGCGCGTGCGAGATGTCCTCCCACCACCCCGGCATCTCCTCGAAGATCGGCTTGGCGTGGTGGAACCCGGTCTGCGTGGTCGGCATCTGCTCGACCCGCTCACCATCCACCTCGTAGGCGACGCAGATCGGGACGCGGTCCAGGCTGGAGAGGACGTCGAGCTTGGTGAGGAAGTAGTCGGTGATGCCGTTGACGCGGGTGGCGTAGCGGGCGATCACGGCGTCGAACCAGCCGCAGCGGCGGGCGCGGCCGGTGGTGACGCCGACCTCGCCGCCCTGCTTGGCGAGGAATTCGCCGTACTGGTCGAAGAGCTCGGTCGGGAAGGGGCCGGAGCCGACGCGGGTGGTGTAGCACTTGAGGATGCCGAGCACCGTGTCGATCTTGTTCGGCCCGATCCCGGCGCCGACGGCTGCGCCGCCCGCCGTGGGGTTGGACGAGGTGACGTACGGGTAGGTGCCGTGGTCGACGTCGAGCAGGGTGCCCTGCGAGCCCTCCAACAGCACGGTCTCGCCGCGCTCCAGCGCCTCGTTCAGCTGCAGCCTGGTGTCGGCGATGCGGTGCGTGAAGCCGGCGGCCTGCGCGAGGACCTCGTCCACCACCTGCTGCGGGTCGAGCGCGCGGCGATTGTAGATCTTGACCAGCACCTGGTTCTTGAATTCCAGTGCTGCCTCGACCTTCTGGGTGAGGATCTTCTCGTCGAGCACGTCCGCAACCCGGACGCCGACGCGGGCCACCTTGTCCTGGTAGCAGGGGCCGATGCCGCGGCCGGTGGTGCCGATCTTCTTGTTGCCGAGGAAGCGTTCGGTCACTTTGTCGATGGCGACGTGGTACGGCATGATCAGGTGCGCGTCGGCCGAGAGCAGCAGCCCGGAGGTATCGACGTCGCGCTGTTCCAGTCCGGCCAGCTCGTCGAGGAGCACACCGGGATCGACCACGACCCCGTTGCCGATCACGTTGGTGACGCCGGGGGTCAGGA is a window encoding:
- a CDS encoding methylated-DNA--[protein]-cysteine S-methyltransferase, which translates into the protein MATVVFDTELGACALSWVGDAVTGFALPESDPEQLRARFAERDGTPPLTEAPAGAIAAAVTAIRAHLAGELDDLRWIALDLSGVPQFHREIYRIIREVRPGRTIGYGEVAALAGAPRGAQAVGRAMGRNPIPLIIPCHRVLAADHALHGFSAPGGIDTKQRMLAIERTSGFGEPTLF
- a CDS encoding helix-turn-helix domain-containing protein; the encoded protein is MNASEITTTEAADILRMSRPALMKLVRSGQIPSRDVGSHTRLRTSDVLAYRRGQLERQSAAFDELRAIEEEWGVVDCGGPGE
- a CDS encoding adenylosuccinate synthase, translated to MPAIVLIGAQWGDEGKGKATDLLGERLQWVVRYQGGNNAGHTVVLPNGDKFALHLIPSGILTPGVTNVIGNGVVVDPGVLLDELAGLEQRDVDTSGLLLSADAHLIMPYHVAIDKVTERFLGNKKIGTTGRGIGPCYQDKVARVGVRVADVLDEKILTQKVEAALEFKNQVLVKIYNRRALDPQQVVDEVLAQAAGFTHRIADTRLQLNEALERGETVLLEGSQGTLLDVDHGTYPYVTSSNPTAGGAAVGAGIGPNKIDTVLGILKCYTTRVGSGPFPTELFDQYGEFLAKQGGEVGVTTGRARRCGWFDAVIARYATRVNGITDYFLTKLDVLSSLDRVPICVAYEVDGERVEQMPTTQTGFHHAKPIFEEMPGWWEDISHARTFEELPANAQAYVLRLEELSGARISCIGVGPGRDQTIVRHDVLS